In the genome of Capra hircus breed San Clemente chromosome 17, ASM170441v1, whole genome shotgun sequence, one region contains:
- the GTF2H3 gene encoding general transcription factor IIH subunit 3 isoform X1 has translation MVSDEDELNLLVIIVDTNPIWWGKQALKESQFTLSKCIDAVMVLGNSHLFMNRSNKLAVIASHIQESRFLYPGKNGRLGDFFGDPGNPSSEFTPSGSKDGKYELLTAANEVITEEIKDLMTKSDIEGQHTETLLAGSLAKALCYIHRMNKEVKDNQEMKSRILVIKAAEDSALQYMNFMNVIFAAQKQNILIDACVLDSDSGLLQQACDITGGLYLKVPQMPSLLQYLLWVFLPDQDQRSQLILPPPVHVDYRAACFCHRNLIEIGYVCSVCLSIFCNFSPICTTCETAFKISLPPVLKAKKKKLKMSS, from the exons TTTACTCTGTCAAAATGCATTGATGCCGTGATGGTGCTGGGAAATTCTCATTTGTTCATGAATCGTTCCAACAAACTCGCAGTGATAGCAAGTCACATTCAGGAAAG tCGATTCTTATACCCTGGAAAGAACGGCAGACTTGGAGACTTCTTTGGAGACCCAGGAAACCCTTCTTCTGAATTTACTCCCTCAGGAAGTAAAGATGGAAAATACGAGTTGTTGACAGCAGCAAATGAAGTTATCACTGAAGAGATCAAAGATCTAATGACCAAAA GTGACATAGAGGGTCAACACACAGAGACTCTGCTGGCAGGATCCCTTGCCAAAGCTCTTTGCT ACATTCATAGAATGAACAAGGAAGTTAAAG ATAATCAGGAAATGAAATCAAGGATATTG GTGATTAAGGCTGCAGAAGACAGTGCACTGCAGTATATGAACTTCATGAATGTCATCTTTGCAGCACAGAAGCAG aatattttgaTCGACGCCTGCGTGTTAGACTCCGATTCAGGACTCCTCCAAcag GCTTGTGACATCACAGGGGGACTGTACTTGAAGGTGCCCCAGATGCCTTCCCTTCTGCAGTATCTCCTG TGGGTTTTTCTTCCTGATCAAGATCAGAGGTCTCAGTTAATCCTCCCACCCCCAGTTCATGTTGACTACCGGGCTGCTTGCTTCTGTCATCGAAATCTCATTGAAATTGGCTACGTCTGTTCTGTGTGCTTGTCAA TATTCTGCAATTTCAGCCCAATCTGTACCACATGCGA GACAGCCTTTAAGatttctctgcctcctgtactgaaggccaagaaaaagaaactgaaaatgtcctcatga